In Marisediminicola antarctica, one DNA window encodes the following:
- a CDS encoding sugar-binding transcriptional regulator, which translates to MASVLSDYDPDKARDALRAAQLYYLQDITMEAIAQELHTSRSSVSRLLSFARESGLVEIQVKSPADRISTAQRRLRDRFGITAHIVPVPNSTNEVDRLERVAVSAARILAPFFDSNMTLGIAWGGTMSAVSRHLPDKTTHNSTVVQLNGAANTHTLGIVYASEIMSRFGVAYGATVEQFPVPAFFDDPATKDALWRERAIRRVLDIQTRMDIALFGLGSTSAAVPSHVHIGGYLDKSDYAALAGTDVVGDLATVFYRSDGSYDGIEMNSRSSGPDLDLVASVPRRVCVVSGRSKLPALRGALAAGLVTDLIVDEATAHLLADTA; encoded by the coding sequence ATGGCATCCGTCCTATCCGACTACGATCCCGACAAGGCGCGCGATGCCCTCCGCGCCGCCCAGCTCTACTACCTGCAGGACATCACGATGGAGGCGATCGCCCAGGAGCTGCATACGTCGCGATCCTCGGTGTCGCGGCTGCTCAGTTTCGCCCGGGAGAGCGGCCTCGTCGAGATTCAGGTGAAATCCCCCGCCGACCGGATCTCCACCGCCCAGCGTCGGCTGCGCGATCGTTTCGGCATTACCGCGCACATCGTTCCGGTTCCGAACTCCACGAACGAGGTCGACCGGCTCGAGCGCGTCGCGGTCTCGGCTGCACGTATTCTCGCGCCGTTCTTCGACTCGAATATGACCCTCGGCATCGCCTGGGGCGGCACCATGAGCGCCGTGAGCCGCCACCTTCCCGATAAGACCACCCACAACTCGACGGTCGTCCAGCTCAACGGGGCCGCCAACACGCACACGCTCGGGATCGTCTATGCGAGCGAGATCATGAGCCGTTTCGGCGTCGCCTACGGCGCGACGGTCGAGCAGTTCCCCGTGCCGGCGTTCTTCGACGATCCGGCCACTAAAGATGCTCTCTGGAGGGAGCGAGCCATTCGACGCGTGCTCGATATCCAGACGCGCATGGACATCGCGCTGTTCGGGCTCGGCTCGACGAGCGCGGCCGTGCCCAGCCACGTGCACATCGGCGGCTACCTCGACAAGAGCGACTACGCGGCGCTGGCGGGCACCGATGTTGTCGGCGATCTCGCGACCGTGTTCTACCGCAGCGACGGCAGCTACGACGGCATCGAGATGAACTCGCGGTCGAGCGGGCCAGACCTCGACCTCGTGGCGAGCGTGCCGCGACGGGTGTGCGTGGTCTCGGGTCGGTCCAAGCTTCCGGCGCTGCGCGGCGCCCTCGCCGCGGGGCTCGTCACCGATCTCATCGTGGACGAGGCCACCGCGCACCTACTCGCCGACACCGCCTAG
- a CDS encoding glycerol-3-phosphate dehydrogenase/oxidase: MSTESKTTASVSGLRPDVAAIVSAPTAQVIVIGGGINGIATFRDLALQGVDVVLVERGDFCSGASAASSHMIHGGVRYLENGEFRLVRESVQERNRLLRLAPHYVKPLPTTIPIFSTFSGILSAPLRFLTHKQQGKPKERGALLIKLGLTGYDSFSRDGGNVPRHQFKGRAASLAKLPELRRDVKYTATYFDAAVENPERLALDLVADARATGPHARSANYIEAIGVRGDDVLLRDTVTGTEFSVSASVVVNTTGPWTDLTNTALGRPTEFMGGTKGSHIVLDNPALFAACAGGEVFFENNDGRIVLIYPLNGKVLVGTTDIPADMGEPAVCTEDEVDYFFELVSHVFPKIPVDRSQIVFRYSGVRPLPSEDAAPGFVSRDYRIEKTPFGESGAVKMLSLVGGKWTTFRALSEHISTDTLEILGVDRRVSTEDLAMGGGVGFPAAGAETDAWIANHSGGLGRARTAQLLARYGTTAADVIAFLQTAGDQPLGALEGFSAGEIEYLCEREFVVHLGDLFLRRTIIAFAGGLTQPVFDELASVVASALGWSAEQLAAERESAVEHLAVFHGLALVAAPVTGRPVADAV, translated from the coding sequence GTGAGCACAGAATCGAAGACCACGGCATCCGTTTCCGGACTCCGACCCGACGTCGCTGCGATCGTCTCCGCGCCGACTGCCCAAGTTATCGTCATCGGTGGGGGGATTAACGGCATCGCGACCTTCCGTGACCTCGCACTGCAGGGCGTCGACGTGGTGCTGGTCGAGCGGGGTGACTTCTGCTCCGGCGCCTCGGCGGCCTCCTCGCACATGATCCACGGCGGGGTGCGCTACCTCGAGAACGGCGAGTTCCGCCTGGTCCGCGAGTCGGTCCAGGAGCGCAACCGGCTGCTGCGCCTCGCGCCGCACTACGTGAAGCCCCTGCCGACGACGATCCCCATCTTCTCCACCTTCTCGGGCATCCTGTCCGCGCCGCTGCGCTTCCTCACCCACAAGCAGCAGGGCAAGCCCAAGGAGCGCGGCGCCCTGCTCATCAAGCTGGGCCTCACCGGCTACGACTCGTTCTCCCGCGACGGCGGCAACGTGCCGCGCCACCAGTTCAAAGGCCGCGCGGCCTCGCTCGCCAAGCTTCCGGAGCTGCGCCGCGACGTCAAGTACACCGCCACCTACTTCGACGCCGCAGTCGAGAACCCCGAGCGGCTCGCCCTCGACCTCGTCGCCGACGCCCGCGCCACCGGGCCCCACGCCCGCAGCGCCAACTACATCGAGGCGATCGGCGTGCGCGGCGACGACGTGCTGCTGCGCGACACCGTCACGGGCACCGAGTTCTCGGTGTCGGCCAGCGTCGTCGTCAACACCACCGGCCCGTGGACCGACCTCACGAACACGGCGCTCGGACGGCCGACCGAGTTCATGGGCGGCACCAAGGGCTCCCATATCGTGCTCGACAACCCGGCGCTCTTCGCCGCCTGCGCCGGCGGCGAAGTGTTCTTCGAGAACAACGACGGCCGCATCGTGCTGATCTACCCGCTCAACGGCAAGGTGCTCGTCGGAACCACCGACATCCCGGCCGACATGGGCGAGCCCGCCGTCTGCACCGAGGACGAGGTCGATTACTTCTTCGAACTCGTCTCCCACGTGTTCCCGAAGATCCCCGTCGACCGGTCGCAGATTGTCTTCCGCTACTCCGGCGTGCGCCCGCTGCCGAGCGAGGATGCCGCACCCGGCTTCGTCTCGCGTGACTACCGCATCGAGAAGACTCCGTTCGGCGAGAGCGGAGCGGTGAAGATGTTGAGCCTCGTCGGCGGTAAGTGGACCACGTTCCGTGCGCTCTCCGAACACATCAGCACCGACACTCTCGAGATTCTCGGTGTCGACCGGCGCGTGAGCACCGAGGACCTCGCCATGGGCGGCGGCGTCGGCTTCCCCGCGGCGGGAGCGGAGACGGATGCCTGGATCGCGAACCACTCCGGCGGACTCGGCCGGGCTCGCACCGCGCAGCTGCTTGCCCGCTACGGCACGACGGCCGCCGACGTGATCGCGTTCCTGCAGACTGCCGGTGACCAGCCGCTCGGCGCGCTCGAGGGTTTCAGCGCTGGCGAGATCGAGTACCTGTGTGAGCGTGAGTTTGTCGTGCACCTCGGCGACCTGTTCCTGCGACGCACGATCATCGCCTTCGCCGGTGGGCTCACCCAGCCGGTGTTCGACGAGCTCGCCTCTGTCGTCGCCTCCGCGCTCGGCTGGTCGGCCGAGCAGCTGGCGGCGGAGCGCGAGTCGGCGGTCGAGCACCTCGCCGTGTTCCACGGACTGGCGCTCGTCGCGGCCCCGGTTACCGGTCGTCCGGTGGCCGACGCGGTCTGA
- a CDS encoding DUF4349 domain-containing protein — protein sequence MRRWRSAAAVMVAVFLLAGCTLGASDSASDEAPPGNGLPTEGVTEGSDGGVPGGVSTESADRDVIVLGYLTITAEDPIGAADDAVRIVERAGGRVDSRSEQPGVDGGGNGAFAQLVVRIPSGALTETLDEIKALGEVEDVSINSTDVTAQTRDLDARIDALQASVDRLLALLRVATSTTDLIAIETALSERQANLESLQAQRRYLSEQVDLSTITVDFGSKDAAPIDEPEGFVDGLVAGWTALVGFLGAALIAFGVALPWLAAVAVLALVALVIVRSVRRSRRATTTAPPEESSGGRTDGEKVVSAD from the coding sequence ATGAGGCGATGGCGGAGCGCGGCGGCGGTCATGGTGGCGGTGTTTCTTCTCGCCGGCTGCACCTTGGGCGCGTCGGATTCAGCGAGCGACGAGGCACCGCCGGGCAACGGGCTTCCCACCGAGGGGGTCACCGAGGGGTCCGACGGTGGCGTCCCGGGCGGGGTGAGCACCGAATCGGCCGACCGGGACGTTATCGTGCTGGGCTATCTCACCATTACGGCCGAGGATCCGATCGGGGCCGCTGACGACGCGGTCCGCATCGTCGAGCGGGCCGGCGGCCGCGTCGACAGCCGCAGCGAGCAGCCCGGTGTGGACGGTGGCGGGAACGGCGCTTTCGCGCAGCTGGTTGTGCGGATCCCCTCCGGCGCGCTCACCGAGACCCTCGACGAGATCAAGGCACTCGGCGAGGTGGAAGACGTCTCGATCAACTCGACCGACGTGACCGCGCAGACGCGGGATCTCGACGCGCGGATCGATGCGCTGCAAGCATCCGTCGACCGCCTGCTCGCCCTGCTCCGGGTGGCGACCTCGACGACCGACCTCATCGCGATCGAGACCGCCCTGTCGGAGCGGCAGGCCAATCTGGAAAGCCTCCAGGCGCAGCGCCGTTACCTCTCCGAGCAGGTCGACCTGTCGACGATCACGGTGGACTTCGGCTCGAAGGATGCCGCTCCGATCGACGAGCCCGAGGGCTTTGTCGACGGACTCGTCGCCGGCTGGACCGCGCTCGTCGGATTCCTCGGCGCCGCCCTCATTGCGTTCGGGGTGGCTCTTCCGTGGCTCGCGGCAGTCGCAGTGCTCGCGCTCGTCGCGCTCGTGATCGTGCGTTCGGTGCGCCGATCACGACGCGCGACGACCACGGCGCCGCCGGAGGAGAGCAGCGGGGGCCGCACCGACGGGGAGAAGGTCGTATCCGCGGACTGA
- a CDS encoding aldo/keto reductase codes for MHTRTLGRTGRTVSVIGLGTWQLGADWGDVDADARAILDAAVDSGVTFFDTADVYGDGRSEKFIGEYLAGKPGHGITVATKMGRREAQDAANFTLPKFREWTDRSRSNLGVDTLDLVQLHCPPSAVLSTDSVYDALDTLVADGAIAAYGVSVETTAQALSAIARPGTASVQIILNAFRHKPLDEVLPAAIAAGVGIIARVPLASGLLSGKYTTETTFAANDHRNYNRDGSAFDVGETFSGVDFDKGVAAAQEFAALAASTGLTTAQAALAWVAQLDGVSSVIPGARSVDQARSNAIAGSADPLSAEFTAGVAHLYDTYFRAAIHPRW; via the coding sequence ATGCACACACGTACTCTCGGTCGTACCGGCCGCACGGTTTCCGTCATCGGCCTCGGCACCTGGCAGCTCGGGGCCGACTGGGGCGATGTCGACGCCGACGCGCGCGCGATCCTCGACGCCGCGGTCGACTCGGGCGTCACCTTCTTCGACACCGCCGACGTCTACGGCGATGGGCGCAGTGAGAAATTCATCGGCGAGTACCTTGCCGGCAAGCCCGGGCACGGCATCACGGTCGCGACCAAGATGGGGCGCCGCGAGGCGCAGGATGCCGCGAACTTCACGCTCCCGAAGTTCCGCGAGTGGACCGACCGCTCCCGCTCGAATCTGGGCGTCGACACCCTCGACCTCGTGCAGTTGCACTGTCCGCCGTCGGCGGTGCTCTCCACCGACTCCGTCTACGACGCACTCGATACCCTCGTCGCCGACGGCGCCATCGCGGCCTACGGCGTGAGCGTCGAGACGACCGCCCAGGCCCTTTCCGCGATCGCCCGCCCCGGCACCGCGAGCGTGCAGATCATCCTCAACGCCTTCCGGCACAAGCCGCTCGACGAGGTGCTCCCCGCGGCAATCGCCGCCGGTGTCGGCATCATCGCGAGGGTCCCGCTCGCCTCGGGCCTGCTGAGCGGCAAGTACACGACCGAGACGACATTCGCGGCGAACGACCACCGCAACTACAACCGGGACGGCTCCGCGTTCGACGTGGGCGAGACCTTCTCCGGCGTCGACTTCGACAAGGGAGTGGCCGCGGCACAGGAGTTCGCGGCGCTCGCGGCATCCACCGGGCTCACGACCGCGCAGGCGGCGCTCGCCTGGGTCGCGCAGCTCGACGGGGTGAGCAGCGTCATCCCCGGCGCCCGATCGGTGGACCAGGCGCGCTCGAACGCGATTGCCGGATCCGCCGATCCGCTATCGGCGGAGTTCACCGCTGGCGTGGCGCACCTCTACGACACCTACTTCCGGGCGGCCATCCACCCGCGGTGGTAG
- a CDS encoding MFS transporter encodes MVAKRGLGPAFANLFTANLASSLGDGIERLTDDPLLISGIAALAIALFVLVATDGLTIWWPYLVIFVYGAFETVYDGAIRAVVPSIVERSNLSRANARIEGGELLVQNFLSGPFTSVLFAVSALIPLGVNAAVFGGALALAFFLPKAASGGQFARPVPEAGTPGDRADGRHHDHPHRGGDLRDRRGADDCGGGGRHGPHLRGDHRVEYPHHVAAAERDPRAPARPN; translated from the coding sequence GTGGTAGCGAAGAGGGGCCTCGGCCCCGCCTTCGCTAATCTCTTCACCGCGAACCTCGCGTCGAGCCTCGGCGACGGGATCGAGCGGCTCACCGACGACCCGCTGCTCATCTCGGGCATCGCCGCCCTCGCGATCGCGCTGTTCGTGCTCGTGGCGACGGATGGGCTCACGATCTGGTGGCCGTATCTCGTGATCTTCGTCTACGGCGCCTTCGAGACGGTCTATGACGGGGCGATCCGCGCCGTCGTGCCGAGCATCGTCGAGCGGTCCAACCTGTCGCGCGCGAATGCCCGCATCGAGGGCGGGGAGCTCCTGGTGCAGAACTTCCTGTCCGGCCCGTTCACGTCGGTGCTCTTCGCCGTCTCGGCCCTGATCCCCCTGGGGGTCAACGCCGCCGTATTCGGAGGCGCGCTCGCACTCGCGTTCTTTCTCCCGAAGGCGGCCTCGGGGGGCCAGTTCGCCCGTCCCGTCCCCGAGGCGGGAACGCCGGGGGACCGGGCTGACGGTCGCCATCATGACCACCCTCACCGGGGCGGCGACCTTCGCGATCGGCGCGGTGCCGACGATTGCGGTGGCGGCGGCAGGCACGGCCCTCACCTCCGGGGCGATCACCGTGTGGAATATCCACATCATGTCGCTGCGGCAGAGCGTGATCCCCGGGCGCCTGCTCGGCCGAATTGA
- a CDS encoding aldo/keto reductase, protein MTTEPVSPVLTMNDSRVIPQLGLGVYKIAHEQAADVVATAIDAGYRHVDTATLYGNEVGVGEGMRRSGVPREELFVTTKVWQDDHGFENTLRAFEGSRQKLGLDYVDLYLIHWPAPKRGLYIETWRALEKLRSDGVVRSIGVSNFHTHHLDALLAETEVVPVINQIELHPWLPQREVRAYGDANSILTEAWSPLARGRVLGNPVLDTLAAKHSVSPAQVVIRWHLQQGIVVIPKSVTPDRIRQNADVFGFELDAHDLVAIDGLESGERTGLDPDDNN, encoded by the coding sequence ATGACAACTGAACCCGTATCCCCCGTCCTGACGATGAACGACTCCCGTGTCATCCCCCAGCTCGGCCTCGGCGTGTACAAGATCGCGCACGAGCAGGCGGCGGATGTCGTCGCCACGGCGATCGACGCCGGCTACCGGCACGTCGACACGGCGACCCTGTACGGCAACGAGGTTGGCGTCGGCGAGGGGATGCGCCGCTCCGGCGTTCCCCGCGAGGAGCTGTTCGTGACGACGAAGGTCTGGCAGGACGACCACGGATTCGAGAACACGCTGCGCGCGTTCGAGGGGAGCCGCCAGAAGCTCGGTCTCGACTATGTCGACCTCTACCTGATCCACTGGCCGGCCCCGAAGCGCGGCCTCTACATCGAGACGTGGCGCGCGCTCGAGAAGCTGCGCTCCGACGGGGTCGTCCGCTCGATCGGTGTCTCCAACTTCCATACCCACCACCTCGACGCTCTGCTGGCCGAGACCGAGGTCGTCCCCGTGATCAACCAGATCGAGCTGCACCCGTGGCTGCCCCAGCGTGAGGTGCGCGCCTACGGCGACGCGAACTCGATCCTGACCGAGGCATGGTCGCCCCTCGCCCGCGGACGCGTGCTCGGCAACCCTGTGCTCGACACTCTCGCGGCGAAGCACTCCGTCTCCCCTGCCCAGGTCGTCATCCGCTGGCACCTGCAGCAGGGCATCGTCGTGATCCCCAAGTCGGTGACGCCCGACCGCATCCGCCAGAACGCCGACGTGTTCGGGTTCGAACTGGACGCCCACGACCTCGTGGCCATCGACGGACTCGAGTCAGGCGAACGCACGGGACTCGACCCCGACGACAACAACTGA
- a CDS encoding DUF1206 domain-containing protein, producing the protein MTDEVESAARSASRSHPFQVVARMGYAVNGLLHILIGGIAIGVARGVGGEADASGALTGLAATPGGIVVLWTIVIGLAALGLWQVVEAILVPSPDPKRKWGHRAIELGKAVAYLAIAATALSFAMGGSSDSGGDARGFTAALLAAPGGIVVLVIVGLGVCVIGAFFVMKGITKKFTEDLTVPSGTVGRVVVGLGIAGYLAKGIALGVVGILFLVAAATVDASESTGLDGALKALVELPFGPAILIVVAIGLIAYGLYSFVRARRARL; encoded by the coding sequence ATGACCGACGAAGTAGAGAGCGCCGCCCGCAGCGCCAGCCGAAGCCATCCCTTTCAGGTCGTTGCCCGAATGGGCTACGCCGTCAACGGCCTGCTGCACATACTGATCGGCGGCATTGCGATCGGCGTGGCGCGCGGAGTAGGCGGCGAAGCCGACGCATCCGGGGCCCTCACCGGTCTTGCCGCAACCCCCGGCGGCATCGTCGTGCTCTGGACGATCGTCATCGGCCTTGCCGCCCTCGGGCTGTGGCAGGTCGTAGAGGCCATCCTCGTGCCGTCGCCCGATCCGAAGCGCAAGTGGGGACACCGGGCGATCGAGTTGGGCAAGGCGGTGGCGTACCTCGCGATCGCCGCAACCGCGCTCAGCTTCGCGATGGGCGGCTCCTCGGACTCAGGCGGCGACGCCAGGGGGTTCACCGCTGCCTTGCTCGCGGCGCCGGGTGGCATCGTCGTGCTCGTGATCGTCGGCCTGGGTGTGTGCGTGATCGGCGCGTTCTTCGTCATGAAGGGCATTACGAAGAAGTTCACCGAGGATCTGACTGTTCCCTCGGGAACCGTCGGACGGGTGGTTGTCGGGCTCGGCATCGCCGGCTACCTCGCCAAGGGGATCGCGCTCGGCGTGGTCGGCATCCTGTTCCTCGTCGCCGCGGCGACGGTGGACGCGAGCGAGTCCACCGGTCTCGACGGCGCACTGAAGGCTCTCGTCGAGCTGCCATTCGGTCCGGCGATCCTGATCGTCGTCGCGATCGGTCTGATCGCCTACGGGCTGTACAGCTTCGTGCGCGCGCGACGAGCACGGCTGTAG
- a CDS encoding MFS transporter — MSSYASLLKSPGVARIIAAQLTARFPFGMLSLALLLHVEHVHDSYAAAGLVLAATSIGQAIAGPLTSRWMGRWAMRPVLILTTVLCTLSIGTIALVEMSVPLYMAIGLVAGLSMPPVQPAVRTIYPKMVNSRQLTPLFSLDASAQEIIWVLGPVITVFLAVQISTVTAILTAMGILVVGSTWFISSPEVGRVRIPLSRRKLGAVLGRPPVLLATVTGFLLIGACAAVEVGVVAAFGEGGSESGVILAIFAIGSLIGGLSFGHRPIGPTALAMRMLGVAIGLSLAIVSLNFWWLALTMLIAGVGIAPALAVMFAIVSASVKFSETAEAYGWVGTGQLIGAAIGSAIAGFVIDASGAPGAFVVAAAFAIGGVIVATVFRRWHPDLRDRDASPIPDTEPIAVQPS; from the coding sequence GTGAGTAGTTATGCGAGCCTGCTGAAGTCCCCCGGGGTCGCCCGCATCATCGCCGCACAGCTCACCGCCCGCTTCCCGTTCGGGATGCTGTCCCTCGCCCTGCTGCTGCATGTCGAGCACGTGCACGATTCCTACGCCGCGGCGGGTCTCGTCCTCGCCGCGACGAGCATCGGCCAGGCCATCGCCGGGCCGCTCACGAGCCGGTGGATGGGACGCTGGGCGATGCGCCCAGTGCTCATCCTCACGACGGTTCTCTGCACGCTCTCCATCGGCACGATCGCCCTTGTCGAGATGTCCGTTCCTCTCTACATGGCGATCGGTCTGGTCGCGGGGCTGAGCATGCCGCCGGTGCAGCCAGCCGTGCGCACGATCTATCCGAAGATGGTCAACTCCCGTCAGCTCACCCCGCTGTTCTCGCTCGACGCGTCGGCACAAGAGATCATCTGGGTGCTCGGCCCGGTCATCACGGTCTTTCTCGCGGTGCAGATCAGCACCGTCACGGCGATACTCACCGCGATGGGCATCCTTGTCGTCGGCTCGACCTGGTTCATCTCCTCTCCCGAGGTCGGCCGGGTGCGCATCCCCCTCAGCCGCCGCAAGCTCGGCGCCGTGCTGGGCCGGCCGCCCGTGCTGCTCGCTACCGTCACCGGATTCCTGCTCATCGGCGCCTGCGCGGCTGTCGAGGTCGGCGTGGTGGCGGCATTCGGCGAGGGCGGCTCGGAATCGGGCGTCATCCTCGCGATCTTCGCGATCGGGTCACTCATCGGCGGGCTCTCCTTCGGCCACCGGCCGATCGGGCCGACCGCGCTCGCGATGCGGATGCTGGGGGTGGCGATCGGGCTGTCCCTCGCGATCGTGAGCCTCAATTTCTGGTGGCTCGCGCTCACCATGCTGATCGCCGGGGTCGGCATCGCGCCCGCCCTCGCGGTCATGTTCGCGATCGTGTCGGCGAGCGTAAAGTTCAGCGAGACCGCGGAGGCATACGGGTGGGTGGGCACCGGCCAGCTCATCGGCGCCGCCATCGGCTCTGCCATCGCCGGTTTCGTGATCGACGCCTCGGGCGCACCGGGCGCCTTCGTTGTCGCGGCGGCCTTCGCGATCGGCGGCGTCATCGTGGCAACGGTCTTCCGCCGCTGGCACCCCGACCTGCGGGACCGCGACGCGAGCCCGATCCCCGACACCGAACCGATCGCGGTGCAGCCGAGCTAA
- a CDS encoding ribonucleoside-diphosphate reductase subunit alpha, producing MEITVIKRNGQREQYDANKINLAIEHATTGLDDNIAWVTQIASELEITLFDGITTQQLDEAVIQVALQNVKDDPAFDTVAARLLLKTIYKRVLGDYQSAEQLKFLHASHFAANITRGVEEKLLDSRLVEMFDLEKLSQALEPAHDELLKYIGVVTLNNRYGIKGRNGDALEVPQYFWMRIAMGLSLNEANPTEHAIAFYEKMSTLEYLAAGSTLVNAGTIYPQLANCFVMEMQDDMEHIAKTTRDVMWLTKGTGGIGLSVTKLRAQGSPIRSNNTTSTGPIPFMHTIDSILRAVSRGGKKFGALCFYIENWHLDFPEFLDLRQNSGDPYRRTRTANTAVWISDEFMKRVQNDDDWYLFDPLEVSDLNELYGKEFSTRYNEYVALADAGQMRMYKRITAREQFKSILISLQTTSHPWLTFKDTINNRALNNNTGTIHLSNLCTEITLPQDEDNVSVCNLASINLSRHMRDGKVDFKKIEESARLAIRQLDNLIDITRSSVKEADFSNEQNRAVGLGVMGFTDIIEKLGFSYESEASYDLVDEIMEHVSYAAIDESANLARERGSYANFEGSGWSKGMVPIDSIATTEADRDMAIKVNRTTRLDWDALREKVKGGMRNATLMAIAPTASIGLVAGTTPGLDPQFSQIFSRATSNGKFLEVNRNLVADLQELGIWDSTRETILRSQGDIQNIAAIPDHMKETYKTSFQLSPYAFIEVAARAQKWIDQAISRNMYLETRDLGDMMDIYFAAWERGVKTTYYLHMKPRHTAEQSTVKVNKSESIGTGARKGFGASSTSSTPAGVPIEAAAAPVVVEPAPSAPRKGFGFGKPGN from the coding sequence GTGGAGATCACAGTAATCAAGCGCAACGGACAGCGCGAGCAGTATGACGCGAACAAGATCAACCTCGCAATCGAGCACGCGACAACCGGGCTCGACGACAACATCGCGTGGGTCACGCAGATCGCGTCGGAGCTCGAGATCACCCTGTTCGACGGCATCACAACACAGCAGCTCGACGAGGCCGTCATCCAGGTCGCCCTGCAGAACGTCAAAGACGACCCGGCGTTCGACACGGTCGCCGCCCGTCTGCTGCTAAAGACCATCTACAAGCGCGTTCTCGGCGACTACCAGTCGGCCGAGCAGCTCAAGTTCCTGCACGCCTCGCACTTCGCCGCGAACATCACCCGCGGTGTCGAGGAGAAGCTCCTCGACTCCCGCCTCGTCGAGATGTTCGACCTCGAGAAGCTCAGCCAGGCCCTCGAGCCCGCGCACGACGAGCTGCTCAAGTACATCGGTGTCGTCACCCTCAACAACCGCTACGGCATCAAGGGGCGCAATGGCGACGCCCTCGAGGTTCCGCAGTACTTCTGGATGCGCATCGCGATGGGCCTCTCGCTCAACGAGGCGAACCCCACCGAGCACGCCATCGCGTTCTACGAGAAGATGTCGACCCTCGAGTACCTCGCGGCCGGATCCACCCTCGTCAACGCGGGCACGATTTATCCGCAGCTCGCGAACTGCTTCGTCATGGAAATGCAAGACGACATGGAGCACATCGCCAAGACCACCCGCGACGTGATGTGGCTCACCAAGGGCACCGGCGGCATCGGCCTCTCGGTCACCAAGCTCCGCGCGCAGGGATCCCCGATCCGCTCGAACAACACCACCTCGACCGGCCCGATCCCGTTCATGCACACGATCGACTCGATCCTGCGCGCGGTGAGCCGCGGCGGCAAGAAGTTCGGCGCGCTGTGCTTCTACATCGAGAACTGGCACCTCGACTTCCCCGAGTTCCTCGACCTGCGCCAGAACTCCGGCGACCCGTACCGCCGCACCCGCACCGCGAACACCGCGGTCTGGATCAGCGACGAGTTCATGAAGCGCGTGCAGAACGACGACGACTGGTACCTCTTCGACCCGCTTGAGGTCAGCGATCTCAACGAGCTGTACGGCAAGGAATTCTCCACTCGCTACAACGAGTACGTCGCCCTCGCCGACGCCGGCCAGATGCGCATGTACAAGCGCATCACCGCGCGTGAGCAGTTCAAGTCGATTCTCATCTCGCTGCAGACGACCTCGCACCCGTGGCTCACCTTCAAGGACACGATCAACAACCGTGCCCTCAACAACAACACCGGCACGATCCACCTGTCGAACCTGTGCACCGAGATCACCCTCCCGCAAGACGAAGACAACGTCTCGGTCTGCAACCTGGCCTCGATCAACCTGTCGCGGCATATGCGCGACGGCAAGGTCGACTTCAAGAAGATCGAGGAGAGCGCCCGCCTCGCGATCCGCCAGCTCGACAACCTCATCGACATCACCCGCTCCTCGGTCAAGGAGGCGGACTTCTCCAACGAGCAGAACCGCGCCGTCGGCCTCGGCGTCATGGGCTTCACCGACATCATCGAAAAGCTCGGCTTCAGCTACGAGAGCGAAGCCTCCTACGACCTGGTCGACGAGATCATGGAGCACGTGTCGTACGCGGCGATCGACGAGAGCGCCAACCTCGCCCGCGAACGCGGCTCGTACGCGAACTTCGAAGGCTCCGGCTGGTCGAAGGGGATGGTGCCGATCGACAGCATCGCGACGACAGAGGCCGACCGCGACATGGCGATCAAGGTCAACCGCACGACCCGTCTCGACTGGGATGCGCTGCGCGAGAAGGTCAAGGGCGGCATGCGCAACGCGACCCTCATGGCCATCGCACCAACCGCATCCATCGGCCTCGTTGCCGGTACCACTCCGGGCCTGGACCCGCAGTTCTCGCAGATCTTCAGCCGCGCAACCTCGAACGGCAAGTTCCTCGAGGTCAACCGCAACCTCGTGGCCGACCTGCAGGAGCTGGGCATCTGGGACTCGACGCGCGAGACGATCCTGCGCAGCCAGGGCGACATCCAGAACATCGCCGCAATCCCCGACCACATGAAGGAAACGTACAAGACGAGCTTCCAGCTCTCCCCGTACGCTTTCATCGAGGTCGCGGCCCGCGCGCAGAAGTGGATCGACCAGGCCATCAGTCGCAACATGTACCTCGAGACGCGTGACCTCGGCGACATGATGGACATCTACTTCGCGGCGTGGGAGCGCGGCGTGAAGACCACCTACTACCTGCACATGAAGCCGCGCCACACGGCGGAGCAGTCGACGGTCAAGGTCAACAAGTCGGAGTCGATCGGCACGGGGGCCCGCAAGGGCTTCGGCGCCTCGTCGACGTCGTCGACCCCGGCCGGCGTCCCGATCGAGGCGGCAGCAGCCCCGGTCGTGGTGGAGCCCGCCCCGTCGGCGCCCCGCAAGGGCTTCGGCTTCGGAAAGCCGGGCAATTGA